The Litoribacterium kuwaitense DNA window ACTTCCCCTAAAACATCAAGTCGTAGACAAAAAAACAAACGACAAAAATCAGCATCCAACTCTCCTTCGTTTGTATGCTGTCCTTGATACTGCACAACTTGATCACCTTGGTTGTCAGAAAAATGCAGAAAAAATGTTTGACCTGTCCCCTCTCTTTCCTTCGATAAATGCGAAAAAAGCTGTAATTTGTGTAATAAGTCTTCAGCCTCTTTTGCAGCAGGCGTATTGCCTTGCTCAGAGGCAAACGACTGCAATAACTGTTGAATGGATGGTCGTTCTTTCGTATTTTCCTGTACATTGACAAACGATGACCACGAGCGCAGTAAAGCGATGCGATCGTTTAATCCGCCCTCTTTTGCAGTCAAAGGGAGGAGTAGCTCAAGTGCTTGCTTTAATGTGTTTGTTGTTTGTGTTGGCTCAGCCAATTGCAGGCTATGAAGCAATCGATAGGCTTTAGCGGCAGTGGTCTGGTCAGTCTCTGAATGAACCCATTGGGTCAATGAACGAAATAATGGCTCAGAGGGAGGAAGCGAAAACCGTGCCATCGTTTGCAACATTGTTATATTTTCCGGTGTTTTACCAAATTGTCTGAATAATGATTGCCATTCAGCAACTTCAGTCTTACTAAGCGCTGCTTTACCTCCTACTGCTTGTGCTAGCCAGTCCGGAAGTGCCGCCGTCGCCAAAGAGGTGCGTTGGTTCGTCGCTTGCGTTTGGGTTTGTGTCTGTAAGGGCAATTGAGCATCAGGAAGGGTGCGTAGACCAATTGGCGGTCCTTCCCCTTCGTTTTTATACACTTGGAATACATAAGACTGCTGCGGCTTAACAGGCGTGTTTAAGACGGCATCTACACGCTTTCCTGCTAATAGCACAACGGCCGTTTTCGTTTCTGCCTTAACCTCCAGAACTCTACCGCGCAGAACTTGTCCTTCTGTAAGCATTAACGGCTGGGGGGGACGCTGCATCGTCGTACTAAGCATATCCATTAACTGCTGCAGCAAGATACATTGCCTCCTTCACGCTTTCTGTTCAATAAGCTCCTTGATTGGCTGAAATGACTTACGATGAAGCTCACAAGGACCATGCGCCTTTAACGCTTCTAAATGCTTTTTTGTACCATACCCCATATGCTCGTGAAACCCGTACTGTGGATAACGATACGCCATGCGTTCCATAAGCTCATCCCTCGTCACCTTAGCAACAACCGAACCGGCAGCGACAGAGATGCTTTTTTGATCTCCCTTAATCAGCTTTGTTTGAGGAGTTGAAATGGCGAGCTTCATTGCATCGACGAGGACGTGGTCAACACGTTGATTCATATTTTCAATTGCTTTAACCATCGCTAATTGTGCAGCTTTATAAATGTTCATTGCATCAATTTCTTCTGCTGTTACAATGCCTACACCTGTGGCAAGTGCATTGTCCATGATATATGTATAGCAAGCTTTGCGTGCAGCCGGGCTCATCTTCTTGGAGTCATTTAAAGCTGGGTAAAAAAAGTCATCTGTCAACATAGCAGCACCTGCGACGACAGGGCCTGCAAGCGGCCCTCGTCCTGCCTCATCAACTCCCGCAATCCATTCTTTGCCTTGCGAACGTAAATCTTTTTCGTACGCTGCCATTTGTTCAAACCGTTCAGCTTCTTTTTGCGCTAATAGCCGCTTACGTTCATAGCTTTGAATGAGACGCTGGACACCTGCGCGTTGATCTTGCTTTAATGCATTGATCTCCGCTGGTGTTACAGACTGTTGCTTCAGGCGTCGGCGAATATCGTGAATGGTCTCACTCACTAGGAGCTTCT harbors:
- a CDS encoding flagellar hook-length control protein FliK, which produces MLQQLMDMLSTTMQRPPQPLMLTEGQVLRGRVLEVKAETKTAVVLLAGKRVDAVLNTPVKPQQSYVFQVYKNEGEGPPIGLRTLPDAQLPLQTQTQTQATNQRTSLATAALPDWLAQAVGGKAALSKTEVAEWQSLFRQFGKTPENITMLQTMARFSLPPSEPLFRSLTQWVHSETDQTTAAKAYRLLHSLQLAEPTQTTNTLKQALELLLPLTAKEGGLNDRIALLRSWSSFVNVQENTKERPSIQQLLQSFASEQGNTPAAKEAEDLLHKLQLFSHLSKEREGTGQTFFLHFSDNQGDQVVQYQGQHTNEGELDADFCRLFFCLRLDVLGEVLLDVRVQNRAVSIEFIHEDEKVSHVLHETSSQLREKLSALDYTLSYIEQKVPTVDDDLSWVESFQVPVEEGREWRI
- a CDS encoding ribonuclease HII; the protein is MSETIHDIRRRLKQQSVTPAEINALKQDQRAGVQRLIQSYERKRLLAQKEAERFEQMAAYEKDLRSQGKEWIAGVDEAGRGPLAGPVVAGAAMLTDDFFYPALNDSKKMSPAARKACYTYIMDNALATGVGIVTAEEIDAMNIYKAAQLAMVKAIENMNQRVDHVLVDAMKLAISTPQTKLIKGDQKSISVAAGSVVAKVTRDELMERMAYRYPQYGFHEHMGYGTKKHLEALKAHGPCELHRKSFQPIKELIEQKA